DNA sequence from the Methanobrevibacter sp. genome:
GGTTGAAAAATACACTTCTGCCGATTTGGACTACATGGACAAAAATTCCAGATCAACAATCGAGATGAACGACAAATCATTCAGACCTCCAATAGAAGAAACATGTGATGTTTCTGATTATGATACTGTAGTAATAGGCTTTCCTGTATGGTGGTACACCGCACCTACAATCATAAACACATTCATAGAAAGCGTTGATTTGAACGGAAAAACCATCAAGGCATTCTGCACATCCGGAGGATCCGGAATCGACAAATGCGTAAGCGACCTTCAAAATACTTATCCTGAACTTGATTTTGCAAAAGGCATGAGATTCATGGGCAATGTCTCAAAAGCAAAGGAATGGATTGAAAATGAGTAAAAAAGTAGTCGTAATAAGCTCATCTCCAAGAAAAGGTCAGAATTCAGATACATTATGTGATGAGTTTGTAAAAGGAGCAATTGACGGCGGAAACGATGCTGTAAAATACTTCCTGGAAGACATTGAATTTTCATCATGCAAGGCCTGCTACAAATGCAAGACTCCTGAGATGAAGTGTTTTCAGGATGACGGCATTGCAGAAATTCTTGAGGGCATGATGGCTGCTGATGTAATTGTCTATGCGACTCCTGTGTATTACTTTGAG
Encoded proteins:
- a CDS encoding flavodoxin, which codes for MSNVLVTYFSASGVTRNVAEKIAGENGYDIFEIKPVEKYTSADLDYMDKNSRSTIEMNDKSFRPPIEETCDVSDYDTVVIGFPVWWYTAPTIINTFIESVDLNGKTIKAFCTSGGSGIDKCVSDLQNTYPELDFAKGMRFMGNVSKAKEWIENE
- a CDS encoding flavodoxin family protein, translating into MSKKVVVISSSPRKGQNSDTLCDEFVKGAIDGGNDAVKYFLEDIEFSSCKACYKCKTPEMKCFQDDGIAEILEGMMAADVIVYATPVYYFEMCGTLKMFFDRCYPIFRHLENKDFYIIMAAGSSSGDALTGLKSFIGFAKNPTIKEVFEVFGNVKSQGDVLKKVYDAGKNC